In Gimesia benthica, a single window of DNA contains:
- a CDS encoding sulfite exporter TauE/SafE family protein, translating into MSVGLFDFLLISLAGGAIGFLAGMFGVGGGFLLVPILNIVLGVPMELAVGSSACQILGPATTSLLARKIKIRDLAFPLVITGGLFLGVIAGTSILEKAKNSAKIQLNGQPIIVADLVVLVVYFLMLLTLAVISLRSARRPDSELKDAIFKNRFLIPPVATFPNLFEGTLSIPVIAWFGLALGLISGLLGISGGILLLPMLIFGLGIPTHRAITCSLVIVWIVAFQSTIAHALHGNVSIEIVIALLLGGTIGARLGSDLNSRLKGLQLRQQFGWLLLSVALMIGIRLIYLLVS; encoded by the coding sequence ATGAGCGTGGGATTGTTTGATTTTCTGCTGATTTCGCTGGCCGGGGGCGCGATCGGCTTCCTGGCAGGCATGTTCGGTGTCGGGGGCGGTTTTCTGCTCGTCCCGATTCTGAATATCGTCCTGGGTGTCCCCATGGAACTGGCTGTCGGCTCCAGTGCCTGCCAGATTCTGGGACCGGCGACCACCTCTCTGCTTGCTCGGAAGATCAAAATCCGGGACCTTGCTTTTCCCCTGGTCATCACGGGAGGACTGTTCCTCGGCGTAATCGCCGGGACCAGCATTCTGGAAAAAGCAAAGAATTCCGCCAAGATCCAGCTGAACGGACAGCCGATCATCGTAGCGGACCTGGTGGTGCTGGTTGTCTATTTTCTGATGCTGCTGACACTGGCCGTCATTTCCCTGAGAAGCGCACGTCGACCGGACTCAGAATTGAAGGACGCGATTTTCAAAAACCGCTTTCTCATCCCGCCGGTAGCGACTTTCCCCAACCTGTTCGAGGGGACGCTTTCCATTCCGGTGATCGCCTGGTTTGGGCTGGCGCTCGGACTGATTTCGGGCCTGCTGGGCATCAGTGGGGGAATCCTGCTGCTGCCCATGCTGATTTTTGGTCTGGGAATTCCCACACATCGCGCCATCACCTGCAGCCTGGTGATTGTCTGGATTGTGGCTTTTCAATCGACGATTGCCCATGCCCTGCACGGCAATGTCAGTATCGAAATTGTAATCGCTCTCCTGCTGGGGGGGACCATCGGTGCTCGACTGGGCTCGGACCTGAACTCCCGTCTCAAAGGCCTGCAGTTGAGACAGCAGTTTGGCTGGTTATTACTTTCGGTGGCTCTTATGATTGGAATACGGCTGATCTATCTGCTGGTCAGCTGA
- a CDS encoding PLDc N-terminal domain-containing protein has translation MFSIISLILFLFSLAFTVLYFVFWIWMLIDCLKYEPSEGNDKIIWAVVIILLQALGALLYYIVRRPERIKQTGQ, from the coding sequence ATGTTCTCAATCATAAGTCTCATTCTATTTTTATTCTCACTGGCCTTTACGGTCCTTTATTTTGTGTTCTGGATCTGGATGCTGATTGACTGCCTGAAATACGAACCCTCAGAGGGAAATGATAAAATTATCTGGGCCGTTGTGATTATTCTCCTGCAGGCACTGGGAGCCTTGCTGTACTACATTGTGCGTCGACCGGAACGAATTAAGCAGACGGGGCAGTAA
- a CDS encoding serine/threonine protein kinase yields MKFTFAPESKPLEGFTIKRAIDRGGFGEVYYALTDSGKEVALKLLQQNMDVELRGVTQCLNLKHPNLVTIFDVKTDRDGDHWVVMEYVSGQGLDKALQQYPDGMPMEQVRYWLSGISEGLSYLHSRGLVHRDLKPSNVFRDGEIIKVGDVGLSKFITHSRRSANTQSVGTVHYMAPEVARGRYGKEVDVYAAGVLVYEMVTGVVPFDGESTAEILMKHLSEKPDLSRLPAHLRAVVGRALEKDPQQRISDIKQFKREFERALFQRDTVTEIPNDSFEYEAVNGQPSRGTDSNIAQSDKHWAYSLLLLPAILLIVMLAFGLLMAVVGVFAGAPLFASGILICAFCGGLLLTAGSSRMLFSGLFSAIVKGPPPISDLWDKQPAQQNQAEAQAYREQVLQETQIIREREQQKAEAERCRVREQHRRKPRFSRNLTPLTPRSVSRRARTYDICNSIVKAVVCTLVIAAGVVCFTDGRIANGFWSGTDLAPFGLLTFGTLIAAWGALLVAKLTEGKSFDQSTRRIIWLGAGVVVGSLIYLLQTELLLTDLPDSRGMYLGLKPLFNVIGPYSLVLPNGQPTLISYVVFFGLLFCFRRWWWHADAFRPRKFRVRSVLLTVFVAYVITAIWAFPVVMGLTWAAIISSVVQLSASWIHPDERAIEMQEVQA; encoded by the coding sequence ATGAAATTCACCTTCGCACCAGAATCAAAGCCTCTTGAAGGATTTACGATCAAACGCGCCATCGATCGGGGCGGATTTGGTGAGGTGTACTACGCCCTGACCGATTCCGGTAAAGAGGTCGCCTTAAAACTGCTGCAGCAGAACATGGACGTCGAACTGCGGGGAGTCACACAGTGCCTGAATCTCAAACATCCCAACCTGGTCACCATCTTTGATGTCAAAACGGACCGGGACGGCGATCACTGGGTGGTGATGGAGTACGTCTCGGGCCAGGGACTGGACAAGGCACTGCAACAGTATCCCGACGGGATGCCGATGGAGCAGGTCCGGTACTGGCTCTCCGGAATTTCTGAAGGCCTGTCGTATCTACACAGCCGCGGTCTCGTACACCGGGATTTGAAACCATCCAACGTTTTTCGAGATGGCGAGATCATCAAAGTCGGTGACGTGGGTCTGTCCAAGTTTATTACCCACAGTCGCCGCAGTGCAAATACGCAGAGCGTGGGCACAGTACACTACATGGCGCCTGAAGTCGCACGAGGGCGTTACGGCAAGGAAGTCGATGTCTATGCGGCCGGTGTCCTGGTTTACGAGATGGTGACCGGCGTCGTTCCCTTCGACGGGGAATCGACGGCAGAGATTCTGATGAAACATCTCTCTGAGAAGCCGGACCTCAGTCGTCTGCCGGCTCACCTGAGAGCCGTTGTGGGACGGGCTCTGGAAAAAGATCCACAGCAGCGAATTTCTGACATCAAACAATTCAAACGCGAATTCGAGCGGGCTCTGTTCCAACGCGACACTGTTACGGAAATTCCCAATGACTCTTTCGAATACGAAGCAGTCAATGGGCAGCCTTCCAGAGGCACGGATTCTAACATAGCGCAATCAGACAAACACTGGGCATACAGCCTGCTGTTACTGCCGGCCATTCTGCTGATCGTGATGCTCGCTTTTGGACTGCTCATGGCCGTGGTGGGGGTTTTCGCCGGTGCGCCGCTCTTCGCGTCGGGAATTTTGATCTGTGCTTTTTGTGGCGGACTTCTGCTCACCGCGGGTTCAAGTCGAATGCTCTTCTCCGGACTGTTTAGCGCCATCGTGAAAGGTCCTCCTCCGATCAGCGATCTCTGGGATAAACAGCCCGCACAGCAGAATCAGGCCGAAGCCCAAGCTTATCGCGAACAGGTTCTGCAGGAGACACAGATCATCCGCGAGCGGGAACAGCAGAAGGCAGAAGCAGAACGCTGTCGGGTCCGCGAACAGCACCGTCGTAAACCGCGTTTTTCCAGAAACCTGACGCCGCTGACGCCCCGTTCTGTGTCCCGGCGCGCTCGAACATACGATATCTGCAATTCCATCGTCAAAGCAGTCGTCTGCACACTGGTCATCGCGGCCGGCGTGGTCTGCTTCACCGATGGACGTATCGCCAACGGTTTCTGGAGCGGCACCGATCTGGCCCCCTTTGGACTGCTTACTTTCGGCACATTGATCGCTGCCTGGGGTGCGTTACTGGTAGCCAAGCTCACGGAAGGTAAGTCGTTCGATCAGAGTACGCGTCGGATTATCTGGCTGGGTGCGGGCGTCGTCGTCGGCTCACTGATCTATCTGTTGCAGACCGAACTGTTACTGACCGACCTGCCCGATTCTCGAGGAATGTATCTGGGATTAAAACCCCTGTTCAACGTGATTGGACCTTATTCCCTGGTGCTGCCGAATGGACAACCTACGTTGATTTCCTACGTCGTGTTCTTCGGGTTGCTGTTCTGTTTCCGTCGCTGGTGGTGGCACGCTGATGCCTTCCGCCCGCGAAAATTCAGAGTCCGTTCTGTCCTGCTGACGGTTTTCGTGGCTTACGTCATCACAGCCATCTGGGCCTTCCCGGTTGTAATGGGTCTGACCTGGGCCGCGATTATTTCCAGTGTCGTCCAGTTGTCTGCTTCCTGGATCCATCCCGATGAGCGAGCGATTGAAATGCAGGAGGTACAGGCATGA
- a CDS encoding dipeptidase: MLIFDAHLDMAWNACEWNRDLELPVSEIRKFERQFENIIPGEATVSWHALRKGGVGMTISTLLPRLHRKDAALTHYQSREAAYGVAMGQLAYYRAMVEKGVLREIPDSKTLKSHVEEWEANEAAAREEGSTIPIGFILSMEGAPPILSPGQIEHWFNAGLRILGPAHYGPGPYCYGTGSTGGLKEEGPALLKEMDRVGMLLDVTHLADQSFWEALEIFQGPVLASHHNCRALVDADRQLTDEQIKALIERGAVIGCAFDNWMIKPGWTIGVSDPKTTSIEDIANHTDHICQLAGNAKHCGMGTDLDGGFGKEQTPHDLDTIADLEMYASILEKRGYSEADIKGIMSQNFIDFFLKALPAG, encoded by the coding sequence ATGCTGATTTTTGACGCCCACCTTGATATGGCCTGGAACGCCTGCGAATGGAACCGTGACCTGGAACTGCCGGTCAGCGAAATTCGTAAATTTGAACGGCAGTTCGAAAATATTATTCCCGGCGAAGCCACCGTTTCCTGGCATGCACTTCGCAAAGGAGGCGTGGGAATGACCATCTCCACGCTGCTCCCCCGCCTGCATCGCAAGGATGCAGCACTGACACATTATCAGTCCCGCGAAGCCGCCTATGGGGTCGCCATGGGACAGTTGGCCTATTACCGGGCCATGGTGGAGAAGGGGGTTCTGCGGGAAATTCCGGACAGTAAGACCCTGAAGAGTCACGTCGAGGAGTGGGAAGCCAACGAGGCAGCCGCTCGCGAAGAAGGCAGCACGATTCCCATCGGGTTCATTCTGAGCATGGAAGGGGCTCCGCCGATTCTCTCACCCGGTCAGATCGAGCACTGGTTTAATGCTGGCCTGCGAATTCTGGGCCCCGCGCATTATGGGCCTGGTCCGTACTGCTACGGAACGGGCAGCACCGGTGGTCTCAAAGAGGAAGGCCCTGCCCTGCTGAAAGAGATGGATCGGGTCGGCATGTTACTGGATGTAACCCACCTGGCTGATCAGTCCTTCTGGGAAGCTCTGGAGATTTTCCAGGGGCCTGTGCTGGCCAGCCATCACAACTGCCGTGCGCTGGTGGATGCGGATCGCCAGCTGACCGATGAGCAGATCAAAGCCCTGATCGAACGCGGGGCCGTCATTGGCTGTGCGTTCGATAACTGGATGATCAAACCGGGCTGGACGATCGGCGTTTCTGATCCCAAAACGACTTCCATCGAAGATATCGCCAACCACACCGATCACATCTGCCAGCTGGCGGGTAATGCGAAGCATTGCGGGATGGGAACCGACCTTGACGGTGGTTTTGGTAAAGAACAGACGCCGCACGATCTGGATACGATTGCGGACCTTGAGATGTACGCGAGTATCCTGGAAAAGCGGGGCTATAGCGAGGCTGACATCAAAGGCATTATGTCGCAGAACTTTATCGATTTCTTCCTGAAGGCACTGCCAGCCGGCTAA
- a CDS encoding FHA domain-containing protein, protein MGFFSPTSRDDRQSAAPTDAGTNYLLWIDGVGTWLVYLQETLRIGGPGKPGSSSPLRSEWADLALLSNLSRHHATITRSGESYYLEAHAPVLCQERPVNDRVLLSDRATLKLNQDTILSFTQPTALSTSACLEFTSFHQPQQRLDGIVLMADNCLLGATGENHIVCKNWPGSVVIYRQGDQVLCRSRQEIYVNEKPASQGAVLTPGCLVSGPELRFRWEVIV, encoded by the coding sequence TTGGGCTTCTTTTCTCCCACATCCAGAGACGACCGGCAGTCTGCTGCCCCCACTGATGCGGGTACGAATTACCTGCTGTGGATTGACGGAGTCGGCACCTGGCTGGTTTATCTGCAGGAGACCCTGCGAATCGGGGGCCCGGGGAAACCAGGTTCCAGCAGCCCACTACGTTCTGAATGGGCTGATCTGGCCTTACTGTCGAACCTGTCGCGACACCACGCAACGATTACCCGTTCCGGAGAAAGTTACTATCTGGAAGCCCATGCCCCAGTGCTCTGCCAGGAACGACCCGTCAATGATCGAGTCTTGCTGTCGGACCGGGCGACGCTTAAACTGAACCAGGACACCATCCTGTCATTTACCCAGCCAACCGCACTCAGCACATCTGCCTGTCTGGAGTTCACCAGTTTCCATCAGCCTCAGCAACGGCTGGATGGAATCGTACTGATGGCCGACAACTGCCTGCTGGGCGCTACCGGAGAAAATCATATTGTCTGTAAGAACTGGCCGGGATCTGTCGTGATTTACCGCCAGGGAGACCAGGTCCTCTGTCGTTCGCGACAGGAGATCTATGTGAATGAAAAGCCTGCCTCACAGGGAGCCGTTTTAACCCCGGGTTGCCTGGTGAGTGGTCCTGAACTTCGCTTTCGCTGGGAGGTTATTGTTTAA
- a CDS encoding DJ-1/PfpI family protein — MAAKSILFLAGDYVEDYEIMVPFQALTMVGYQVDVVCPDKKAGDIIRTSIHDFEGDQTYSEKRGHNFTLNATFSEVNPDDYTGLLIPGGRAPEYIRLNERVLEITRSFFEAGKPVAAVCHGLQLLAAAGVLKDRSCTAYPACGPEVNLAGGTYVETAIDGVHVDGNLVSSPAWPAHPQWLAAFLKVLGTKIEL, encoded by the coding sequence ATGGCAGCAAAATCAATTCTGTTTTTAGCCGGCGATTATGTCGAGGACTACGAAATCATGGTGCCTTTCCAGGCGCTGACTATGGTCGGTTACCAGGTCGACGTTGTCTGTCCGGATAAAAAAGCGGGTGACATCATCCGGACTTCGATCCACGACTTCGAAGGGGATCAGACGTATTCCGAAAAACGGGGGCACAACTTCACCCTGAATGCGACTTTCTCAGAGGTCAATCCCGATGATTACACCGGTCTCTTGATTCCCGGCGGACGGGCTCCCGAATACATTCGACTCAATGAGCGCGTACTTGAAATCACGCGCAGCTTCTTCGAAGCCGGCAAACCGGTGGCCGCCGTCTGTCATGGACTGCAACTGCTGGCAGCAGCAGGAGTGCTCAAAGATCGCAGCTGTACTGCGTATCCTGCCTGCGGACCTGAAGTGAATCTGGCGGGTGGAACTTATGTGGAAACAGCCATTGATGGCGTGCACGTGGATGGGAACCTGGTGTCATCACCTGCCTGGCCTGCCCATCCGCAGTGGCTGGCTGCTTTCCTGAAGGTACTGGGAACAAAAATCGAACTCTAA
- a CDS encoding DUF423 domain-containing protein — protein sequence MSCCSLNWSTIGAALGGLAVILGAFAAHGIDGYFAEKYAGQLKTVTGVEVPAAQKYLNDFKTGAQYQMYHSLALLAVGFAGVTSRKQKLLNIAGWCFLLGIIFFSGSLYVLTLSGQTFWGAIAPIGGTLLIVGWFSLAAGVCACGGGSTIETEGPETPAST from the coding sequence ATGTCCTGCTGCTCTCTCAACTGGTCGACAATTGGCGCGGCCCTGGGTGGACTGGCCGTCATTCTGGGTGCCTTTGCTGCGCATGGAATCGATGGTTACTTTGCAGAAAAATATGCGGGCCAGCTAAAAACGGTGACCGGCGTCGAAGTGCCCGCTGCCCAGAAATACCTGAACGACTTCAAAACCGGCGCACAGTACCAGATGTACCATTCACTGGCGCTGCTGGCCGTTGGTTTTGCAGGTGTGACTTCGCGAAAACAGAAGCTGCTCAACATTGCCGGCTGGTGTTTTCTGCTGGGAATCATTTTTTTCTCCGGCAGTCTTTACGTTTTAACCTTAAGCGGTCAAACTTTCTGGGGAGCGATCGCGCCCATCGGGGGCACGCTGTTGATTGTGGGCTGGTTTTCACTCGCGGCAGGCGTCTGTGCCTGTGGCGGTGGCTCCACAATTGAAACAGAAGGCCCTGAGACTCCTGCCTCGACCTGA